The Cydia strobilella chromosome 16, ilCydStro3.1, whole genome shotgun sequence genomic sequence TTGAGCGCCGCGACCTTTTCTATTCAATATCAGGATAGGCCCAGCATAATCTGTGGCTGTGTGTGTGAAAGGGTGATCAGCGTGCAACCTCTGTGCAGGAAGTGGACTCATGATAGGCTGGTATGTACGACCTGAGAAACGAAGACAAGTTAAACAGTCATGTGTTATCTTCCGACAAAGGTTGCGACCGCTTATTATCCAGAACTTATGACGTAACATGGATAATAGCAATTGGGGTCCTGcatgtaaatgtattttatggTAATGTTGTACCAATGTTTTTGTTATATGGTGAGATGCATGTAGCAAGATTGGATGTTTAGTGTCATAGTCGTAGTTTGAGTTGGATAATCGTCCTCCAACTCTGATCAGGTTGTCCTTCAAAGAGTTCCTTAGATAGTGGAACTTATGAATGTTAGGTATGGATGTGTTATTGTGTATAAGTGATTTAtaagttatttataaattcaaCTTTGTGGTTCCAAGGTCCACATTTTTTACACCAAAAGGACATTCAATGGCCATTGCAGCCTCAAAGTGTGAATGTTTCTGTTGGCGCAGGTTCTTGTGGAGATGATGAGACAACACTTGATggattttttaacgtttttaatTATCGTAGCGATTAAATGACATTGCTCGAATGTATGGGCGCGCGACAAAGCGACGCGTGCCGTCGGCGCTGTTACGGATCGGAGAATGCGGCGGGCCGGCGCTTGCGGCACCGCGTAGATCGGGTGGTGTCTGTGTGCGCACGCACACATAGATGGCGCGTCAACAGGCTGGCCCCCTTGGGTCAGGAGCTGCCTGATCCAACGTTGATGGAAGTGGGCAGAGCCGGTTGTATGCCCGGCGCAGGGTCCCAGTAGTGGTGAGGATGTCGGCGACGCGGTTGACGCCGTCGCTGCCCGGGTGGACGGCCGTGACTCGTCCGAGCAGCCATCGGTTCGGTGGTAGGCGGTCATCCTTGATGATGACCATCTCGCCCAGTTGTGGATGCGCACCTTGAGTGCGCCACTTGCTGCGGGACTGGAGCTCTGAAATGTATTCTTTTGAGTATCTTTTCCAAAAATGAGCCTTAAGCTGTTGTACTCTCATGTATTTGGAGAGCGTCGTAAGTGGTCGAGTTTCTTCTACCTGGGGTGCAGGTGGCAATGTGATCTTTTTCATTGTTTAAACGTTAAAAAATCCATCAAGTGTTGTCTCATCATCATCCGGCTCGAATCTGTTGGCGCAGGTTCTTGTGGAGATGATGAGACAACACTTGATggattttttaacgtttttaatTATCGTAGCGATTAAATGACATTGCTCGAATGTATGGGCGCGCGACAAAGCGACGCGTGCCGTCGGCGCTGTTACGGATCGGAGAATGCGGCGGGCCGGCGCTTGCGGCACCGCGTAGATCGGGTGGTGTCTGTGTGCGCACGCACACATAGATGGCGCGTCAACACTTGCTCTGCGTGTTTGTACTTGCAAGTCGTTggagacttgtcttggtctaactctaactgtGTAAATAGTAAGTAAGGAAAACTGGGACAAGACGTGATATCTAACACGATGGGCCTTGATGGGCGATGGTATTTTTGTTGCGtactctaagcgccacttgcactatccagGGTTAGCctactaactcggggttaactggttaccagtacaatttgacactgggtagCGGTTAACCACGGCTTAGCCCTGGCTGACGCAAGTTTTGTTTCTTAAAACAACTGTAGGACCTCTTTAATCCGGACCCCTATATTCCGGTTGACTCTATAATCCGGACGGATTTGGGTGACAATGGGGTGTGCGGGGTAGGGAGCGGCGGACATGTCTTTGTTTCTTCGCCGCGCCGACTAATAAAATAGGAGTAGGACTGGCCTTCAAAATGAGGTGGTAGTAACTAATGAGTTTTAGTTGTCCTCTGACGATTTACCAAAGTAAAATGCTGAAGTTATAATttacacttttattttaatcagcTTAAAATATATCTTATGTTAAACTTACATTGACTCCGGAGATCACTTATTAATAGATTAGCTTCATTCAGATCACTTTCCAATTATTCCTTTCTTTTAAGATACTATGTTACTTAagaagaattattattttttatccattCTTTCGATTGGCATCATAAAAATACGGGTGATTTATTATTCACAtttaagtcggttcgattcccagacgaagcaaatattttaagtattagaaaatctttgaatgcagtattgTAACGCGACACTTTcttaaataaatcataagcTATGTTTAGTTTACATGAAGgctactagatggcgctagtaggccCCGAATTCGAGGTAAACATTGGACATATTTTATCTTTCCCCTAGCTTTAAAATTCTAAAACCTTGTGTAACTTGTGTTATGTGTTGACTAGTTTTTTATGCAAACATAACGAGTGTGCAAATCAAGATTAATGTAAAATAAGAAATAGCCAATTCCTATACAAACTGTAGTTCAAAGTGCTCCAACGAGATGACTATAGTGCCGCGCAATGTTTTGAACTTAATTCCTGTCTTTGAagctttaaaattatgaaatgaaGCATTTCGTAGTACTTGTATTTTAATACAACGTAGCAAGTgcatagatatacctatagattaaTGTAACATTGTCGACCCATTACTGACTTCTGAAAACCtgtaaaaaatacggaacatcATGTAACATGTtcctaaaaatatattgaatgtaTCCAAATAGTCCAACTTAACTGTTTACCAAACCATCTCACTAGATGTCACTGTGCATAGGATACGTCGTTTCTACTTCGCGgtgtcacagattatataatactataggCGGTGTAAAGTTTTTCCTAGAATAACGACCCGATGAAGTGAATTTTGTAAATGTGGAGAAATACTTAGGAGTCAAATAAGCGAACGGTAGCGTACCATCTGGGACCTAACCGGCCTTTTTGACATACATAGTTAATTCAGTAAATTCTTCACATCACCTAGGCGCTCGACTGCTGTCCTTTAGGACGCCTCTCGGCCTTAGGCAGTTAGTTTAGTAGTATAGTTAGTATAGTTTAGTGTAATTGTAACTAGTGCCGACTAGAACAGATAGACTTCTACATCGTAAAAAAATGTCTTTGCTCTCGCCTTCAGCCCTTCACCCCGCACGCCCCATCCCTCTCGAAGTAAACTACTCTACAGTAttactaacttttaaaaataacatagtcttctttcagcaaaatatcctatctacgatatttaaggtactttcccttcatgAAACCCTCCCCTTCCCCTCCCCCTTCCCGCCCTTCCCTTCCTTCCTTCTTTCCCTTGTCTTGGGGCGCCCtgtatatgtattatgttataTCAACCGATTTCATTTTGATTAACATTCTCGTTAATCAGTGAAACGAACAAACCATGACGCGAAAATCAATTTTCAAATGTAAATTGAAATATAAATGATGATGAAGTAGAAGAGGcttgaaataatattatttatccaCTGGCGACTGGCGATAactaagtaggtaggttaggtaccAACGGAAACTCGACTTGAACCGTCTCCGACTGGTTCAGGTATtaaagatttaggtataaatatttaacccttaaatgcatagtgatgtatgtatgtacacaacaaaaaacatataattttatgcataattaggtaaactctatttggtcctgtataattattttgatcgtaaattttaatttccttcgttttattgaaatttgcgcagtatttaagtttaaaaaaattacatttcttttaacacgaaatggcggaaaattgggaaaatttaatgatttttaatatgtaatttaggcggttttttcggggtttgtaattatttatattaaaaacctttattataggtatattacaaatagtataaatttctaatggtagtaagattttttaaatcttttaccaataattgtataaatttacataaattattatttaccctatgtaaattctaatactggttaagcagtgaaaatcgatgttttaatttatatttttatttttcctagaatcagtaaacaattatgtaagacatatattaattacaggcaaaaagaaaaaatcatgcatttaagggttaataaagTATTATTCTAGGCCTAGGTAGATTTAGccctgaatatttaataaaatattattcttgTCCGCCAGTGGATAAAATGTCTCACTGTTCTGAGGACAAAACCATCGGAATATTGCTTTTTAGTTTGCATAAGTAATtagcataatatatatttatttgcttttttttCTGAACCTAAAACGTGTTATTTGCGGACCAGAAAATTCTTTAGAttaatgaaaaagaaaaaaatatattttatgctaaatatttatacacgtacgttgtttttaaaatattttataacgttTTCCAAGTGTTATCGTTTAACAATTTCGTACTCATTCCTGCTCACAAAGTcgttaggtacctaaatacctactcattttgtgtgtgtttgttttttGCAGAAATGGATGCTTCGTGCCTTCTAGCACTTGCGCTATGTGGATTCCGTAAGTGGATAGAGTGTGTTATTTCCATTAGTTACCGCCAATTTATTActagtggtaactactgggaattttttcctaccttttaccagtggtaactatactgggaaaaaaaatcccagtagttaccaccaaaccgAACCAAACTGAGTTagctactgggattttttttcccACTGTAAAAGGTGGGAATTTGTATCCCAGtagtttttcttcttcttctacctagcgtttttccggcctagcgccaggggtccgctttcctactcaatcttctcccttttgcccggtcttcggcatcctcaggtgtgagattgttctcttcCATGTCCGCCATCGCGACATATATCCAGCCAGCGCTTTTTAGGTCTACCGCGGCCGCGTGATCTACTTGGACAGTGAGGTTGAGGCATTTGTTTCCGACGTAGTCTACTGGTCTGCGACTTAATATGGCCGTACCATCGGAGGCGACTTTCCTGTAGCTTATCTGCTTCGTTACGGATCCCGAGGCTGCCACGGATGTGTTCCCCAGTAGTTATTATAGGACTAAAATTTTGTTAGAGTTCAATacctaataaaaacagtataagggtcaaattttttttcgttgtcttgttatTTGCTGTTTGTCCCCAAATAATGTGACGGAGTAGAGCTTTTTGTATgagttgaaatttagtttttaatttttctcaagagaattataatctaacagctagaaagacatgcaatagaagcgtgacagtaGTCAGTCAGAAACAAGAGaacgaaaattatttttcacatcacctattcgataaagggctttttctttcccgctaggagggatcaaagtggcacttttctgttctaggatatgatttttttcttttttgcatataatttttaacctaaaggttaaataatatttggaatATATTAATTTCCTCATAGATGATGtcaaaaacagtatgtgtcacatggtagcagaattatttccaccttgggtgTTAAAAATCCTGAACGTAGTGTGTTGAAaacaacacacgagaagtaaaatacatttgctccgtgtgtaacacataacttttcacctcactatagcgaggaaagtgcaacaagCAAAAAACAGCTCATAAAAAACAAGTCTTTGTTTATacacattataatcatcatcaggttaattataatcatcataacattatgtaaaaatgtttttgacaatgttgtcatttctgacgatgcgttttgaaattgcatcgacttgacttgtgcgttcagaattatatagtgtaagacaaagatagtatgattctctctgtctatgtttgaaatgagacagtcctttgacaaactttaacattaatttgaatttgatttgtaatgatTTACAGTTAcgtagcgtcttacgtaggcgaacgacgcgcgaatgcgaagcgaagcggcgcgacgcggctaaatcaatcctttgacacccatagaagtgtcctacgtaagcgatctcgttgcgaacacgACGCGGGGCGAAGCGGCGCGATTTGCACGCGAAcgtcgggcggcgcggcgcggcgagatGCGACGCGGAAGAAACAAACCGTTCTAACCTATGTAAGTGTCCCTCCCTAGATGAGCAATGTTGACGCGatggcgaagcggcgcggcgcggcgcgaagcGGGCGCGATCAATCCATTTGATTTATAAACGCGAATACGACGCGGCTAGAGACGTGGCGCATGTAGATTACCGGATTTGATTAAATTAGTCGACTCACATTTGTTTTTGATAGGTTTTACTGTAATCTATGGGgaaaagaaatgaaaaatatattcaaatgCACGGAAATTGGCATTCGCGTTTGCTATATTAGCTCTGCTTGGCCGCCGCCTGGGCCACCGCGTCCCTCCGCttcacttcgcgttcgcgagttgttcgcctacgtaagacgcagacTTAGTGTTTTCCTCtcattggtgtggtgaaatatatatatttaggttaGTGCGTGGAAAGGCCAGTAACGGTACGTGTGACGAAGGCGCAGGGCGTAGGCCGCCTTTGCTGACCGAGCCGCAAGTGTGCGCGCAAGGGATTGATGCGCACGCGTGGCCCCTTGAGGGCCTTGGACGAGAGCCCTGCACCTGCACACATTCAACAAAGTTGCCAATCAAACtgacgtatttttatttttccgagTGAATTTGCAATAGTTATATAGTTTGTGTTGTGTTTTTCATagttataagtagtatatacctagttatagtaattatatttttttaatgttaataaaccTGCCTACACTATAAACATTGTAGGTAGGCTACTGTTTATATTCGCTGTTTTTATTAGGTTTGAAACCTTAACAAAAATTTGGTGGTATAAtttaactactgggaaaaaaattcCCAGTTGTTAAcagtggtaacaacttggtggtaactagtgggaataaccagATAGAGATAAActgattcattcattcttttaaaattctgGCTTTAGTCCAGTATTttgccagtatcaaggtattaggaaaataaaataaataaatgaaaaaagtttattgtgtaaatttaaaCATACAGTAAATCACGACCCCGTGTCCTTCAAATACTACtctaaaattgtacggttagtacaagacagtgtacggtgatttacTAAGcacttgtaaagcgatagctgcATGGtgtacaagaagcacgtggactaccggccgttgactccaaaatggtggttaaacgcgcctcaagattaattctccattcactgcacactataCCACATTAGTTTCCTGTATAATTGTATTCCTTTCCTTTCAGCGTACACAAGATCACAAGAGGAAACAATAAACTTTGATTTTGGCCACGTTACACAAAAGTCTACCACGTGAGTTATGTTCctacataataattatgcattcagccatatccatactaatattataaaaggaagtctgtctgtctgtctgttgcctcttcacgcttaaacagctgaactgatttagttgaaatctgATATAGGGATTGTTTGAGTCCCGTGTAagggcataggatagtttttatcccggaaatcaCCCCTTAAGGCGGTGAAATTTTGTATGAGGAATTAAGGACCCGATAAAGAGATTTTTGTAAATGTTGAGAATTAGACGAATGGAGTTGTAAGTCTCGTGTACACCCCCCTCCCTGGGACCTTGACCGCCTTGACGGACCATCTCATCAGATAGTATTAGTTTCCCGACTCCCCTTTGCGCACAACAGCTGTACGTCTCGGAGTTAGTGTTTAGTAATTACTGTTGTAACCTAGATAGTGTAGCGCCGACTGCTGAATATACTGCTATCATTTAAACGCCGTGTTTCACTCCAGCCTCACCGCACGCCCGGCCCGGCACCGGCCACCACTCCTGAAGTAACCTTCActacaatataattttaatttgcataatgtgaaaaataatctgaataacaattaatttttcccctcactagctcggaaagccgtcttttatcctttaaaacaagcggggaaaaacgcattttatccactagtggggaaagtaatttgaccttggatggagcgtgtttaagtagcttgacagataacaaaacgtaaaacgctcataataatggttcgttcgatattaattatcattaaataaatggtttgagaatctaataaaaaagaccaattttagctttatttaataattttaagtcataaaccttaaatttccataggaaacgttagattttttatttatataaatataattctgaacgcacaagtcgatgcaatttcaaaacgcatcgttgacatttcatacgtcagaacagaaatgtcaacattgtcaacaaattttttacttaaaaacacttctcaccgatcaccgactcacgtaaaaatcagaatttccagtgttttctgttataatatcgtaaaaaaataagtgattctagtgatgaagatgatttaacgcctgtggatgttgcactttcctcgctatagtgagggcaaaagttttgtgttatacaagggtgcaaagttgtattttacccgcgagtgtggaattgaaacacgagctagcgaaaggattctatagttgaaccacgagcgaataACGGATAAATGGATACTACTAACATATAGAAttaaatttctgtttttttttcttctctttttTTGTAACCTGCaacgaaataaaaggctttttatttatttatatttgattttgattttgaaggACGAAGGTTTTCTACGCGCCTCACCCGGGGCTGGACCCGTACTGGATTGGTGGGGAATGGGTGTTTGGCACCACGACCACCAAGGGCAGCACGCCGTCCGGCGGTCGCGTCGGCAACGCACACCGCGTTCTCGTGTGCGGCCGGCCCTGCGCGCGCGTCTACAGGAAGTATGTATAGTATAGTACGTACCTACATGTTCggcagcacgcgcacgcgcaccacGGCACCACGGGGGATTTCCTTAGCCTAAGCGCTCCCCAACGTCTTTGGCATATTATAACATATGGTTTAGTTTCGTGGTTGAGTCGAAAATGTTAAGTTGTTTCCGCATGAGttggtaatttatttattttattattttattaaaaataagtatattcACTATTTTGGGCCGgtagctttttttattttatgtaggaaataaaaaaatattttctattaaaaaaataaagtgagctaaaaacataatgacctaaactaaaaaacttacaaataaaaaatctgacctaggtctcggtcgtgtggtagggtgccctgaaggctggccgcatttccgcgctgtatagctatgctgatgcgctgcgcgaaatagtgaccagccctctggtcaccggaAGCCTCAATAAGACGCGCCGATATCTCCTTGTGGAGTCGGCGCGCACTTGGCCCTtggcccccacggccccagggttTCATTAAAGACAACAAATGGTCCAGTGAGTGTTAGTTGTTCCCACTTGTTCCTAATATAAGTGTTGTTGTAATAGATGATatagaatgataaatatttaatgaagttcatttgaatttaattttaaacagcTATTGTAcagaaattataattattattttccgcGCGTCGGGGTGGTGAAACATTTAATGTCTCACTTAGCAACAAAGTTTGTTTGTTTAACCGTCGTGCATTAAAAccttcgcaacgctcaagactCCACTTTCCGAACCACTTGTTACgctcgtgtttttttttgtccttcGCTTGCTCAGGTTTCAACATtagcaaaaaacaaaaacttgtaaaacaaatatttaaacatataataatattaatattaatttaaatattttaatccggcatatttatgtaaaaaatacataacatATATATCATGGACCCACGTAAAACATAAACAAGattaaattaaagataaacAAGAtgaatgacttggcaatcgcgcacaatgctttacttgtatCTGTCgtatgtgtattgctcaaaCTGTATGTCATTATTTATTAGGGCAAAGCGCTATgttcaattaggattatttcaaatatttgacgaattatccttatgcaaagatagatataactccgtaatagatggatacagtctaaggaaaaaacgtgcctcgaaaatgaagaaaatttgattctcgatcagatggcgccactagctttggcctactctcgtatacagggcgttgatggttttgtttgttatttataattttaacgcatatcagtgaaagaacatgggtcaaaatcatataaaaataatgaatgcaaataaaaaaaacatttatccatgtttaaatacattttaacgtatttttataaatcttcatttttagttttaaagtatgtcgatagatggcagtgaatttacagtagttactaaatttactatgacagtaccgctctatcttattatatcctctttgtccttatgtcattatgtagccgtgcgattgcagtcattataaaaaaataaaaaataaaggtaagtaTCTAATATGGTTACGGTTTTAACGCCCCCTGGCACTGATTagaataaccgacttggtatcacattacatctcaaaacttttttgtagtggAAGAACTGGGTTACGAGACTATGTTTTTGATGGTATATTTGAGTtaattgaatgaaaggtaaattgcggtttacgatttatgacgtattaaaaaacccggccaaaaactaagtaattaagtccgactcacgcttgactgcacttttctaataggtttaAATAATAGGgtcaaagatctattttgtgtatttttttcaaaattttagacccagtagtttcggagataaagggggggggggaatgctaattttttgcatattttcttgaataacttctaaactgtttatcctaaaattataaaaaaatatattgacacaatgagctctttcatttgatatgtaacacgaaatatgcatattaaatatattaataactttaacttccgtaaaatggtcctactttgctccactTTAAGGAAaactagaatatttttttaattgttcattattaaatattcaggcgaattgaatattaagaagaacatcttatttaacatattttatcggtaaatcaactatatgaaatgttgttttatataaaacgaagTTATAAATAAGGAGCACAAGATACCCATtgtttggggtatttttgctcctacctatagtttacttaggggtgcaaagttaccccattatgcgctaaattaataggcCCTGCCAAAAAAGAGAGATGAATTTTATGACTAACGTagcaattcaaaatatatatacaattttgtttatctgagtatataaacaataatatagtaatattatgtttgaatatattagaggttgttcttttttttaattggagcATAGTTACATTAGTTACCCACCagggagcaaagtaggaccattttacggtttattaatatatttaatatcaaaatatgcctgtgtctcacggaagttttgttaataaaattgctaacacgatatagtttgaaaaactttatttttctcatttaccccccaaaagtggcccccatgtttaaaattaatttgtttacgttacatctccgtctttgggtcacaaacttacataattatgtataccaaatttcaacttaattagtccagtagtttcggagaaaataggctgtgacagacggacagacagacagacagacgcacgagtgatcctataagggttccgttttttccttttaagg encodes the following:
- the LOC134748500 gene encoding uncharacterized protein LOC134748500, translating into MKKITLPPAPQVEETRPLTTLSKYMRVQQLKAHFWKRYSKEYISELQSRSKWRTQGAHPQLGEMVIIKDDRLPPNRWLLGRVTAVHPGSDGVNRVADILTTTGTLRRAYNRLCPLPSTLDQAAPDPRGPAC